GCGCTGCCGCGGTACGTGACTGACGTCGTGCGCAGCGAGGTCAAGCAATTCTCCCCTGATGCGCATGTGCTGTCATGCGGCTTTCCGTTCCACGTGAATCTGCCCAAAGTCCTGGCCGGGATCGAGGCGTGAGCCACGACGCACCGGCGGCGGACTTCGCGCTTCTCCTGTTGGCCATGCGGACGCAAGCCTTGTGTCGGCGCGGCGGGCAGACATACTGAGCGTTGCATCGAGCTTGCCGCTCGAGCCCTTTTGTCGCCCGAGCCCCAGGGTGTTTATCATGCTTGCTCGCGCTATCTTTTATGCCGCGTTGGCCACGGCTTTGCATCCACGGCCGATGCTGGCGGTCGATCCTTCAACGTGGGCGCACGACCACCTCGACGAGTTGGTCCGCTTCTATCGCCAGTTGCACCAGGCGCCGGAGCTGTCGTTTCACGAAGAGCAGACCGCCGAGACAATGGCCGCCGCACTTAAAGCCGTGGGTTGTAAGGTCACCACCGGCATTGGCGGATACGGTGTCGTCGGAATTCTGGAAAACGGCGCCGGGCCGAAAATCATGATTCGCGCCGACATGGACGCGCTGCCGGTCGTCGAGAACACGCAACTGGCTTACGCGTCGACCAAGAAGGTCAAGGACGATTCCGGCAACGACGTCGGCGTAATGCACGCCTGCGGCCATGATATTCACATGACGTGCCTGGTGGGCGTGGCCCGGTACCTGGCGGCCAACAAGGATCGCTGGAGCGGCACGATCATGTTTCTTTGCCAGCCGGCCGAAGAGCGCGGCTCGGGCGCGGCGAAGATGCTCAAGGATGGCTGCTTCGACCGCTTCTTCAAGCCTGAATATTCGCTGGCCCTGCACGTCGACGCCAATCAGCCCACCGGCACCGTCGGTTTTCACCCGGGCTACACGCTGGCGAATGTCGACAGTGTCGACATCACGTTGTATGGCAAGGGGGGGCACGGAGCTTATCCGCACGCAACGATCGACCCCATCGTGCAGGCGGCGCGGCTGATTCTCGATCTGCAAACGATCGTCAGCCGCGAGGTAAAGCCGACTGAGCCCGCCGTGATCACGGTCGGCTCGATTCACGGTGGCGCGAAGCACAATGTGATCGGCGACACTTGCCACTTGCAGATCACGGTGCGCAGCTTCAGCGACGAGGTGCGCAAGCAATTGCTGGCCGCCATTCGCCGCAAGGCGCTTGCCGCGGCCCAGAGTTCGGGCGCGGCCGAGCCCAAGATCACGGTCTCCGAGGGGACGCCGGCGATGTACAACGATCCGAAGCTGGTCGAGCGGATCGTGCCGGTGCTGAAGCGCGCATTGGGCGAGGATAAGATCGTCGACACCGAAGCGTCGATGGGAGGCGAGGATTACAGCGAATATGGTCGAGCGGGCGTGCCGATCTTCATGTTTCAGCTCGGCTCGGTAGACGCGAAGCGACTGGCCGGCCTGAAACGCGTCGAGCAGAACCCGCCATCGCTGCATTCGCCCCTCTACTATCCCGATGCCGAGGAAACGATTCAGACCGGCATCACGGCCATGTCCGAGGCGGCCATCGACTTGCTTCCCCCGAAAAAGAAGTAGCGCCGATGTCAGCGGCCCCTCGATCTCCGCTTCGCGCATTGATTCCCTGGCTGATCGCCTACGTGGTCGTGGTGGCCACGGTGCTGGCCGCTTTGCGCTATGGGCGCGAAATGGTCATCACGCGCATGGGTGATCCGGAGAGCGTGGCGGCCTGGCAGCGATGGGCCGAGGAAACACGGCGCCCCGTAGCACCGGGTGAGCCGGTCGAGCGCCGGCCGGTGAAAAGCGACGAACCCCCTGCGCTCGTTCTGATGCGCGACCATTTCGGCTCGGTGCAGGCCGTGAGCCTGGTGATCGGGACGTTCCTGTTCTGCTTTTTGGGATTTCTGGGGCACGGCATCTGGAGCCAAGGGCGCTCGGGGGCAGATCCAGCGAAACCTACTGGTCGCGACTGAGTCGGCGGCCTTTTGAGCCGCAGCACATCCGGCGGCGGCCATCGGCCAGCTAGCGAGAGCTAAGCCAGAATCGTGCGAATTCCTCGGGAAATTCTCGGTTAAATGCTTTTCGACGCCGTGGCATCTCAGTAGAATGAGGGCCAGTCGTGCGGCAGTCTGCCGGAATCGGGAGCGAGCAGTATCAACGACCGCGTTCTGCGGTTCGCTCCGGCGGCTGACCAAACGGTGAACCCTTCGTTCGGATTCGTCGAACAAAGCGATCGATTGTCCCTATGTGTTTGCGCATGCCATGCCGCACGGTCGCGGCGCGCGAGGATCGCCTCGGCGCTGACGGTGCGCGCACTTTCGGGCCACTTTGGATCATGACGATCGATGGCTTCGTTGCGCAGCAATGCACAAGGGACCACTACGGAGAAGCTCGGCGGTGAACGGTATCACCAGACGTCCCCAAAATGGTAGCAGTCGGAACAAAGCCATGATCAGCAACCTGGCCGAATCACCCGCCGTGGTCCGCCCATTTCCGCCGCGCGTACCCGACGGCATCGTCAAGGATCTCGTAAAGGTCTTCAAACTGCTCTCGGATGAAACTCGCTTGCGCGTGCTGTTGTACCTCACCCAGCAGCCCGAACTGCACGTGCGGGCCTTGTGCGAGCTGTTGGCGCAAAGCCAGCCGGCCGTCAGCCATCACTTGGCGCTGTTGCGGGTCGCCGGCTTGATCGAGTCGCGCCGCGAAGGAAAGCACAACTTCTATCACATTCTGCCCGATCGGTTCGAGACGCTGCTCGACACATTGTTCGCCAATGTGCCGCAGACCGAACGGCGCATCCGCTTCGAGGATTACGTGCTCAGCTACGCGCCGTCGGGCAGCATGGCATAAGAGGACGCAGGCTTCATTTTGCGGCCGCTTTGGCCGCTGCTTCGGCGCTCGGCAGGACCGGCGTAATGCACAATCGGCGCGAGTGTTTGCGCGCCGGGTAAAGCAAAACCTCGGCCGAGTACGAATCCTCGTCCGGCAGCGACGTAATGGCCCGCGTCGTGGCATCACCGCCGAGGCCCGCGTAGACGACGACCGAATAGCGGGCATTGTACGGATTCGATCCCGCGGCGATCACGGCCGAGCGCGCATCGCCGTACGTTTCGCCGCGGAGTTGGAATGATCCCACGTCGAATTTCACCGGCAGGGCCGCGGCAAACTTCGCCGTCACGGCGTTGGTCGCCGGCCGGCCGATCAACAACAGGTGGTGATTCTTCAGGTCGGCGTCGCTTACTTCGACGTCGCTCTGGGCCGCAATCAGCACGTTGCTCCAGCGGCGGGCGACTTTGCGCGCGAGCAAGTCGGCCGCTTCGCGTTGCGCCGCCCGATCACCCAGCGTGCCGTACACGATTAGCGTCTGTTCCGGCTCTTCTTCGAATGAAACGATCGACCAGACGCCGTGGCTCACGTCGCCCACGTTGGGCGCGCCTTTCAACCAGGGATGGAAAAACGCATCGAGCGAGCGACCGCACGCTTTCTCGGCCGCGACGCGAAATTCGTCCGTGCTCACTTCCTGTCCGGCATGCGCGGTGCCGAAACCGTCCATGAGCCGGTCGAACGTCTCGGGCCCGATTTCCTGTCGCAGCGCCGCCAGCAGCAACACGCCCTTGCCGGCGGCCATGTGATACCAGTGGTCGGTTTCCCAATCGAACCGCGTATCGGCCAGCGGCACATCGTGGCCGGAGCGTGCGACGCCGGTCAGCCATTGCGAACGGCGCGTGAAGAGCGCGACGTCCAAGTGATCGCGGGCCGCGCGGTCGAGCACTTCGCCTTTGGCGGCTGCTTCGAGCGCGCGCTCAAGCGCCACGACGCGCTCGAATCCGGCGTGCCCCGCGGCCAGCCAGGTATCGGCGTCCGATTTGGGCAAGAGCGTTCCCCGCCAGGCGGCGGAGAGCGAAACCGGCTTGTCGAAGCGATCCTCTTTTTCCTCGGGAAAGAGCTCGGCGTCGGCGAGCTTCGGCGCTTCGGCCGGCGCCTCGCCCGCCGCATCGACCGAAATCAGCGTCCAATCGTTGCTTACCAGCGGCTGCAGGCCCGGGCAGTGTTCACGATCGTCCTCCGTTGGCATCCACGCGCGCCCCAGCGGCGGGCCAAACAAGGCCCAGCTCTTCAACTCCTTGGCAAGCTTCGTGGTGGTGAACTTCGCATCGCACGAAGGAAACGCCGCGAGCGGCGCCGTCGTGAAGGCCTCGAAACCGAAATCGGCGGTCAACTTGCCTTGCTTCTCGCGGAACAAGCGCAGCCACGTCCGGTCGCGGTCGGTAGGGTGCAGCACGACGTTCCCAGGCTTGCCCCCAAGCGTGGGGAGCGATTCTTTGCGCACCTCCATGTCCTTGGCATTGTTGCAGCCCCAATAAAACCCGCGCGTGTCGCCGGGCCACTCATGGCGGCTGCTGCGCCACAGTTTGCTCTTGTGAGTGCCCAGCTCGAACATGGCGATCTCGCCGGTGTTGATATCGGCCAGCATCCATTCGTTCGAATACAGGCCGTTATTGGCCGTGGACAGGATCTTGATCGCCTGGTCGATCGTGCCCGCATATTGAACCGCCTGCCGAATACGCGAGGCGAGAACCTGCCCCGTGATGTCGAAGTCGGTCTGGCGGATCGTCGTTTCCAGCACCAGGATGCCGGCGCTGTTGATGTAATAATCGAGCCCGCTCATGATACCGCCGGGATAACTCTGCATGACGATCCGGTGGCCGGCCTTGGGGGCAATATCGAGCCACACGTTGTACTGATGCGCGTCGGCCAGGCCGCACATCGTGATGTGCCCGAAGATAATCTCACCGTCGGCCGTGGCGGGCGCCGTGGCGGCAAAGGCGCTGCAATGTTCCTCGGCGGCGTGAGGCCGTTCGGTGCTGATCGGCTGGTGATAGGTTTCGTCGTCCAGGCCGGTCGCCGTAGCATGCACGCCCGGCGTGAGATAGCTCATCTCCATGTCGGAATTGAGCGTGACGATGTCGATGAGATCGACGGGCCGATCGTCGTATTTTGCTCCCACGGCGGCGGCGCCGTCGGCGATGCCCTTCATCTCTTCCAAGTACTCGGCGTCGTAGCGGCGCAGGAACAGCGCATTCACCAGCGTGCGCACGTCGCGCCAGGCTTCCGTCGAAGCCTTGGGGCTACGGCACTTCGCGCGGGTTTTGATGAACTCCACGATCTCGGCAGCCATCAGTCTCCCGTGCTGATAGCCACGCTCGTACGGCGCGCCTTCGACGTGCAAGACGATCCAGCCCGCTTGCGGATAACGATAGCCCGCTCCGTAGCGGACGATCGTGGCAGGATCGGGCCGAAAGCTGCTGGCGCTGGCCAGCGGCTTGCGCTCGGTGATATCGGACGCCACGGGTAGTGACGCCTCGGCGGCAATCAGAGATCGCGCGCCCAGGGTCGAAACAATCGCGGCCAACAGGATCGCAGAGCGAACGATCAACATGCCGTCTCCTAACAAGCGAGTACTTCGCTCGCCGCGGCCTGCACCGCGATCGTGTCATCCGTCCGGCCTCACAGAGGCCGGCTACAGCGATGCGTGCAAGCTACCGAATCACGATTTCAGGCATCATCAGCACGACCCCCTCGCGATGGATCAATTCCAAGCGTCCCAGGGCCGTCAGTACGGCGCCCAGTCGTTGACCATCCAACTCGCGCAGGTAGGGGAGCACCGCATCCAGCAGCGGAAAGGTCTTCACGCCGAAGGCCGCTGAAAGCGATACGCCGGCCGTATCCTCGTCTTCCTCACCCAGGGCGCTGCCGAGCAGGGTTTGCAGAAACGTCTTGGGCTCGGGCAGGAGCCGCACTTCGTACTTCTCGATTTTAGCTTGCTCGGCGGCCTCCTTGATGGCGTCGTGCAGCGTCCCGATGCGGTCGACCAGGCCCAAATCCAACGCCTGCCGCCCGGTATAGACGCGCCCACCGGCCAATTCGTCGATCGGCTTTTTCAGTTTCGTCCCGCGGGCCGTTACGACGTGTCCCTTGAAGACGCCGTAGATGTCATCCATCCAACTTTGCATGCGCGTCCGTTGCGAATCGGTGAACGGATGCGACGAGCTCATGATCGAGGCGTTTACGCCGCGGCCGTAGCCCTTCCAGTTGATGCCGACCTTGTTCCACAGCCCCGAGGTCGCCAGCTTGCCACCGACCACGCCGATCGAGCCGGTGATCGTAGCTTCGTCGGCATAAACCACGTCCGAGGCGCACGAGACGTAGTACCCCCCGCTGGCCGCCACGTTGCCCATCGAGACCACGAGCGGCTTCTTGGCCTTCAAACGCTTTGTGGCCGCCAGGATCACGTCGCTGGCCGTCGCCGATCCGCCGGGCGAGTCGATGCGCAAAACGACGGCCTTCACCGCATCGTCCGCGGCCGCGTCGTCGAGCGCTTTGCGAATGGGCGTGCTGCCGGCCGACTTGCCACCGAAGCTGAGCGGACTGGCGTCGGCCGAGCCGAGCACGATCGCGCCTTCGACATTGATGATGGCCACGGTGTCTTTGGTCGACTTCTTCTTTTTGCCGCCGCCCAGCAGCTCGGCATAGAAGTTCATCATGCCCATCGGCGAAGAGAAATCGATCTGGCCTGACGCCTTGGCGGCGTACTTGGGATCGAACTTGATTTGATCGCCGAACTTCTCTTTGAGCGCCGCTTCCAGATCGTTCCGCTGCTGCACGCGGTCAATAATGCGCAGCTCGCGGGCTTTTTCTGCCGTATAGGGTCCGCCGTCGATCCACCCGCGCACCGTGGCTTCGTCGACGCCGCGTCCCTGGGCGATGCGCTGGATCGTGGTCTGGTACTCGCTATCCAAGAGCCAGTTCTGCATCTCCTCGGCTTGCTGGCTGGGCCCGTCGCGCATGAACGTCTCGGACGCGCTCTTGTAATCGCCGCAGTGGAGGAAGTCGGGCGTGACGCTGATCTTGTCCAACAGGCCGCGCAGATAGGGACTCTCGGCATAGTAGCCGGTCAGCCACAGATCGCCGGTCGGCACGACCGAGATTTCGCTGGCGCCGGCGGCCAGCACGAAATCCTGCATCGTGAGTCCGTCGGCACAGAGATAGACGTCCTTGCCCGCCGCGCGGATGTCGGCCATGCGCTGGCGAATCTCTTCGGCCTGCGGCAGGGTCACGGTCGCGCCGTCGAGCGTGATGACGACGGCTTTGACGTTTTCATCTTCGCGGGCCTTCGACATTCTTTCGATCAGGCTGTGCAGCGTGACCGATCGACTGGTCCCCATCAGGAAGTTTTCCTCGGCGGGCGTTTCGACGATCGGCCCGCGCAGGCGAAAGACCGCGACGATTGGCTTGTTCTTGGAACTTTTCTTGGTATCCGCGGCAATTCCCGGAGCAGCCGAAGCGATCGCGAGCGAAAACGCGGTTGCCAGAATCAGAAAGGGACGCATCGAGGCTTCTCCTCTGCAAGGTTTCAAGTCGCGCCAAAGGTGGTGGCCGTTTCAGGCACGAACGCGGCAATACGACGCCACAGTTCTTCGCCTCGTCGGTCGCATGATTGTTGCGCAGGTATTATAGGTCGGCCGCCCAACGGCCAGGAATAGGCTACTTCACAGTGGGTGATCGCAGCTCTGACGCCGGGGGGTTGTGATCCCTCGAAGGGACACTCGTCGATTCCCGGCCTCGTGCAGGCCGGCTGCACAAGACAGGCGCCGATATGCCTTCAGAGCAGTTCGTTGCAGGCCAGCGCCTCGGATTCGATCGCTCGGCGACGCTTGACCAGCGTGACCTCGTTGCCGCGCTCATTGAATCGCAAGTCGTCGACAAAGGTGCGCATCAGCAGCAAGCCACGGCCACTGACCTTGTCGAGGTTCACCGGATCGGTCGGATCGGGAAGCGAGGCCGGATCGAAGCCGGGCCCTTGGTCGCGAATGCGGATCACGACGTCTTCGGCCGACACGCGAACGTCGACGCGGATTTTTCGCTCGCGATACGGAGCTTCCTGCGAGCGTTCTTCCACCTGCGCGTAATAGTCTTCGTGGCTTTTCTCCATCAAGCCCGACTGAACTTCCAGATTGCCGTGGTACAAGGCGTTAACCAGCGCTTCTTCCAGCGCAATACCCAACCGCACGCGTTCGGTCTGATCGAACAGGCCGAAGCGCGCCGATTGTTCTTGCACGAAACTGATCAACGGCGGGAAGAGCGTGCAGTCGTTGGCCAGTTGGAACGTGCATTGATTCTGCAGCAAGTGGGTAAGCAGCCGGGCTTGCCCCTCGCGCGGGCGCGAGGCGTCGAGCACGGTGCCGATCGTGTCGAGCAAGGTTTCGGGCAACTGGCTCTTGGGAACGTAGCTGGCCGCGCCTCCCTGCAGCGCCTGCACCGCGATCTCTTCGTTGCCCTTGGAAGTCATCAGGATGACCGGCACGAAGGGATGACGCTCGCGAATCGCCTTCACCAGTTCCAGCCCATTCATCTCGGGCATGATCAGGTCGGTGATCACAAGTGCCGGCATGTGCTCGCGCATCATCGTCAAGGCATGCGTGCCGTTGGCCGCGAACGTGACGGAAAGGTCGGGATCCTTCTCGATCAGCCCGCCCACCACGCGACGATCAACCGGCGAATCGTCAACGACAAGAATGTTTGGCATAGCCCCGTCCTTCGCAGTTTGCCGCATCGAGCGGCATCTACGCAGTGATTCCCACGACCCTTGGTAAATCGACGAATATCCTCTCGACGCGCGCGACAAACAGGGGCACGAAGCCGGCCTCGGGCGCGCGCCCTTCGCACCCGCACGTTTCCAACACGAAGGCCTGTTCGAACAGTTCCGCCGCTCCCAAATATCGCAAGGAAGACTTGAGCGTGTGCGCGGCGCGGCGCAAACCGTCGGCATCGCCGGAGGCATTGGCTGCCCGCAATTCGTCGAGCAGTCGCGGCGTTTCTTCCAGAAAGGCCTCGGCCATCACTCGCAGCAACTGCCGGTCACCGCCCACGGTTTGCAACATGGCCGAGAAATCAAGGTCGCTCGCCGGAACGGGCGATCTCTTTTCGACTTGTGGCAACGCGTCCGCGGCGCCCTCAACGACACGATCGATGGTTTCGAACAGGTCGCGGCTGCGAATCGGCTTCGAAATATAGCTATCCATGCCCGCGGCCAGGCAACGTTCGCGATCCCCGGCCATGGCGTGGGCCGTCATGGCGATGATCGGCACGCGCGCACGGCCCGTGGCCCGTTCGCGCTCACGCAGCGCTTGCGTCGCCTGCAACCCGTCGATCTCGGGCATTTGCACGTCCATCAGCACCAGGTCGAACGATTGCACCTCGACCGCGGCGAGCGCTTCGCGGCCGTTGTTGGCCACGCACACGCAATGCCCTCGCCGCTCGAGCAACCCCACGGCCAGCTTTTGATTCACCAGGCTGTCTTCGGCCAGCAGAATGCGCAAGGGACGCACATCGCCGGCCGTGCCCGCAAACGAAACAGGCTCTTGCGCGCAGGGGATTTCGCGAGGCGCAATGGCCGCCACGATGGCGTCGAACAGCTCGGACTGCTTGACGGGCTTCATCAAATACGCCGCAATACCCAGGCGCTGGCAGCGGGCCACGTCGTCGGGCCGGTCGCCGGAAGTGAGCATCATGATGATCGCGCTTGCGAGCGCGACGTCCTCCTTGATCTGCTCGGCCAACGTGAAGCCGTCTACGTCGGGCATATTGGCGTCGGTCAACACGAGCGTGAAAGGCCGTCCCCCCCGCTGTGCTTCGCGCAAGGCCGACAAGGCCGCGGCCGCGCCGGCCACGGCGATCGGTTGCATGTGCCAGTTGCCCAGCATCTCGCACTGGATACGACGGTTCGTCGCGTTATCGTCGACGACCAGCACGCGCAGGCCTTCCAGCACGGTGACAGGGGCGGCGGGTTTGGCGATACCCTGACTATCAGCGTTCTGGAATCGGGCCGTGAAATGAAACGTGCTGCCGACCCCCTCCTCGCTTTCAACCCAGACACGACCTCCCATCAGGTCCACC
Above is a genomic segment from Pirellulales bacterium containing:
- the sppA gene encoding signal peptide peptidase SppA, encoding MRPFLILATAFSLAIASAAPGIAADTKKSSKNKPIVAVFRLRGPIVETPAEENFLMGTSRSVTLHSLIERMSKAREDENVKAVVITLDGATVTLPQAEEIRQRMADIRAAGKDVYLCADGLTMQDFVLAAGASEISVVPTGDLWLTGYYAESPYLRGLLDKISVTPDFLHCGDYKSASETFMRDGPSQQAEEMQNWLLDSEYQTTIQRIAQGRGVDEATVRGWIDGGPYTAEKARELRIIDRVQQRNDLEAALKEKFGDQIKFDPKYAAKASGQIDFSSPMGMMNFYAELLGGGKKKKSTKDTVAIINVEGAIVLGSADASPLSFGGKSAGSTPIRKALDDAAADDAVKAVVLRIDSPGGSATASDVILAATKRLKAKKPLVVSMGNVAASGGYYVSCASDVVYADEATITGSIGVVGGKLATSGLWNKVGINWKGYGRGVNASIMSSSHPFTDSQRTRMQSWMDDIYGVFKGHVVTARGTKLKKPIDELAGGRVYTGRQALDLGLVDRIGTLHDAIKEAAEQAKIEKYEVRLLPEPKTFLQTLLGSALGEEDEDTAGVSLSAAFGVKTFPLLDAVLPYLRELDGQRLGAVLTALGRLELIHREGVVLMMPEIVIR
- a CDS encoding metalloregulator ArsR/SmtB family transcription factor, with protein sequence MISNLAESPAVVRPFPPRVPDGIVKDLVKVFKLLSDETRLRVLLYLTQQPELHVRALCELLAQSQPAVSHHLALLRVAGLIESRREGKHNFYHILPDRFETLLDTLFANVPQTERRIRFEDYVLSYAPSGSMA
- a CDS encoding amidohydrolase, giving the protein MLARAIFYAALATALHPRPMLAVDPSTWAHDHLDELVRFYRQLHQAPELSFHEEQTAETMAAALKAVGCKVTTGIGGYGVVGILENGAGPKIMIRADMDALPVVENTQLAYASTKKVKDDSGNDVGVMHACGHDIHMTCLVGVARYLAANKDRWSGTIMFLCQPAEERGSGAAKMLKDGCFDRFFKPEYSLALHVDANQPTGTVGFHPGYTLANVDSVDITLYGKGGHGAYPHATIDPIVQAARLILDLQTIVSREVKPTEPAVITVGSIHGGAKHNVIGDTCHLQITVRSFSDEVRKQLLAAIRRKALAAAQSSGAAEPKITVSEGTPAMYNDPKLVERIVPVLKRALGEDKIVDTEASMGGEDYSEYGRAGVPIFMFQLGSVDAKRLAGLKRVEQNPPSLHSPLYYPDAEETIQTGITAMSEAAIDLLPPKKK
- a CDS encoding C45 family autoproteolytic acyltransferase/hydrolase is translated as MLIVRSAILLAAIVSTLGARSLIAAEASLPVASDITERKPLASASSFRPDPATIVRYGAGYRYPQAGWIVLHVEGAPYERGYQHGRLMAAEIVEFIKTRAKCRSPKASTEAWRDVRTLVNALFLRRYDAEYLEEMKGIADGAAAVGAKYDDRPVDLIDIVTLNSDMEMSYLTPGVHATATGLDDETYHQPISTERPHAAEEHCSAFAATAPATADGEIIFGHITMCGLADAHQYNVWLDIAPKAGHRIVMQSYPGGIMSGLDYYINSAGILVLETTIRQTDFDITGQVLASRIRQAVQYAGTIDQAIKILSTANNGLYSNEWMLADINTGEIAMFELGTHKSKLWRSSRHEWPGDTRGFYWGCNNAKDMEVRKESLPTLGGKPGNVVLHPTDRDRTWLRLFREKQGKLTADFGFEAFTTAPLAAFPSCDAKFTTTKLAKELKSWALFGPPLGRAWMPTEDDREHCPGLQPLVSNDWTLISVDAAGEAPAEAPKLADAELFPEEKEDRFDKPVSLSAAWRGTLLPKSDADTWLAAGHAGFERVVALERALEAAAKGEVLDRAARDHLDVALFTRRSQWLTGVARSGHDVPLADTRFDWETDHWYHMAAGKGVLLLAALRQEIGPETFDRLMDGFGTAHAGQEVSTDEFRVAAEKACGRSLDAFFHPWLKGAPNVGDVSHGVWSIVSFEEEPEQTLIVYGTLGDRAAQREAADLLARKVARRWSNVLIAAQSDVEVSDADLKNHHLLLIGRPATNAVTAKFAAALPVKFDVGSFQLRGETYGDARSAVIAAGSNPYNARYSVVVYAGLGGDATTRAITSLPDEDSYSAEVLLYPARKHSRRLCITPVLPSAEAAAKAAAK
- a CDS encoding response regulator; the encoded protein is MPNILVVDDSPVDRRVVGGLIEKDPDLSVTFAANGTHALTMMREHMPALVITDLIMPEMNGLELVKAIRERHPFVPVILMTSKGNEEIAVQALQGGAASYVPKSQLPETLLDTIGTVLDASRPREGQARLLTHLLQNQCTFQLANDCTLFPPLISFVQEQSARFGLFDQTERVRLGIALEEALVNALYHGNLEVQSGLMEKSHEDYYAQVEERSQEAPYRERKIRVDVRVSAEDVVIRIRDQGPGFDPASLPDPTDPVNLDKVSGRGLLLMRTFVDDLRFNERGNEVTLVKRRRAIESEALACNELL